In one window of Candidatus Microthrix subdominans DNA:
- a CDS encoding GlsB/YeaQ/YmgE family stress response membrane protein — translation MGLLSWIIFGLIAGAIARLLVPSGRGGRDLGCIGTVLLGVIGSLIGGTVASLIDGEGIDFAASGLIGSVLGACGLLVLVRVLSR, via the coding sequence ATGGGACTTCTCAGTTGGATCATCTTCGGCCTGATCGCCGGTGCCATCGCCAGGCTGCTCGTGCCCTCGGGGAGGGGCGGACGCGACCTGGGTTGCATCGGCACGGTGTTGCTGGGCGTGATCGGCTCGCTGATCGGCGGAACGGTGGCCAGCCTCATCGACGGCGAAGGCATCGACTTTGCCGCCAGCGGGCTGATCGGCTCGGTGCTGGGTGCGTGCGGACTGCTCGTCCTCGTCCGGGTGCTCAGCCGATGA
- a CDS encoding VOC family protein, with protein sequence MTTTLGQINLFVADMTATVAFYRLLELDVADPYDWPEGSGAQHVDVHFGGDFYIAFDNHAMARIWNPQFDPDRGGGNAVIGLMVAGRADVDRLYDRARAAGYEVGVAPYDAFFGSRYAIVFDPDGNQVGIKSPIEADRKYVPEL encoded by the coding sequence ATGACCACCACCTTGGGCCAGATCAACCTGTTCGTCGCCGACATGACCGCCACGGTGGCGTTCTACCGACTTCTCGAGCTCGATGTGGCCGACCCGTACGACTGGCCGGAGGGCTCCGGCGCGCAACACGTCGACGTGCACTTCGGGGGCGACTTCTACATCGCCTTCGACAACCACGCAATGGCCCGGATCTGGAACCCGCAGTTCGACCCGGACCGCGGCGGCGGCAACGCCGTCATCGGCCTCATGGTCGCCGGGCGGGCCGACGTCGACCGCCTGTACGACAGGGCCCGGGCGGCCGGGTACGAGGTTGGGGTGGCGCCCTACGACGCGTTCTTCGGGTCCCGCTACGCCATCGTCTTCGACCCGGACGGCAACCAGGTGGGCATCAAGTCGCCCATCGAGGCCGACCGGAAATACGTCCCAGAGCTCTGA
- a CDS encoding PIG-L family deacetylase → MATDDTENGPQLDPLPEDWDRALAIVAHPDDMEYGAAAAVARWTAAGKTVAYVLVTKGEAGISTMAPEECAPLRMEEQRRSCAAVGVTDLSFLDHPDGLVEANLELRADLAEAIRAHRPEVILSINFRESFGLPGWNHADHRHVGVAVLDAVRDAANPWLFGDRGRPWEGVRFAAFGGSPQATHWVDTTATHAAGMASLAEHRAYLEHVDEAPGATEDWLTQRAVDQGALFGVGHATVFELVPL, encoded by the coding sequence ATGGCGACCGACGACACCGAGAACGGTCCGCAGCTTGACCCTTTGCCCGAGGACTGGGACCGGGCGCTGGCCATCGTGGCCCACCCCGACGACATGGAATACGGCGCCGCCGCGGCCGTCGCCCGCTGGACCGCAGCGGGCAAGACGGTCGCCTACGTGCTCGTCACCAAGGGCGAGGCCGGCATCTCCACGATGGCACCCGAGGAGTGCGCTCCGCTTCGGATGGAGGAGCAGCGCCGCAGCTGCGCCGCCGTCGGCGTGACCGACCTGTCGTTCCTCGACCATCCCGATGGCCTGGTCGAGGCCAACCTGGAGCTGCGGGCCGACCTTGCCGAAGCGATCCGGGCCCATCGGCCCGAGGTGATCCTGTCGATCAACTTCCGGGAGAGCTTTGGGCTACCCGGCTGGAACCACGCCGACCACCGCCACGTCGGGGTGGCCGTGCTCGACGCGGTGCGCGACGCCGCCAACCCGTGGCTGTTCGGCGATCGGGGCCGGCCATGGGAGGGTGTGCGCTTCGCTGCATTCGGCGGCTCACCCCAGGCCACCCACTGGGTCGACACCACCGCCACCCATGCCGCCGGCATGGCCTCGCTGGCCGAACATCGCGCCTACCTCGAGCACGTCGACGAGGCCCCCGGCGCTACCGAGGACTGGCTGACCCAGCGGGCCGTCGATCAGGGCGCCCTCTTCGGCGTCGGCCACGCCACCGTGTTCGAATTGGTGCCCCTCTAG
- a CDS encoding TrkA family potassium uptake protein — protein MLVIGLGRFGSALATSLEDMGHDVLGVDLDPGLVADHASELSQVMEADTTRLDTLRQIGAEDVGAAVVAIGTDIEASILTTAALVDLGVTPIWAKALTEPHARILERIGASEVVFPERDMGVRVAHQVTGRMIDWFQLDDGFALVETRAPASMIGKTLQESQARRLFGVTVVSIKPVGSAFTYATADTVIGRGDVLLVAADTKAAEEFTKQR, from the coding sequence GTGCTGGTCATCGGCCTGGGCCGGTTTGGATCGGCACTCGCCACCTCGCTCGAGGACATGGGCCACGACGTGCTCGGCGTCGACCTCGACCCCGGGTTGGTCGCCGACCATGCCAGCGAGCTCAGCCAGGTGATGGAGGCGGACACCACCCGGCTGGACACGCTGCGCCAGATCGGCGCCGAGGACGTTGGCGCAGCCGTCGTGGCGATCGGCACCGACATCGAGGCCTCGATCCTGACCACCGCCGCTCTCGTCGACCTCGGGGTCACGCCGATCTGGGCCAAGGCGCTCACCGAACCGCACGCCCGCATCCTCGAGCGGATCGGCGCCAGCGAGGTGGTGTTCCCCGAGCGCGACATGGGCGTGCGGGTGGCACACCAGGTGACCGGGCGCATGATCGACTGGTTCCAGCTCGACGACGGCTTTGCGCTGGTCGAGACGAGGGCGCCGGCGTCCATGATCGGCAAGACGTTGCAGGAGAGCCAGGCCCGGCGCCTCTTCGGCGTCACCGTCGTCAGCATCAAGCCGGTGGGTTCCGCCTTCACCTACGCCACCGCCGACACGGTGATCGGCAGGGGCGACGTGCTGCTGGTCGCCGCCGACACGAAGGCGGCCGAGGAGTTCACCAAGCAACGGTGA
- a CDS encoding TrkH family potassium uptake protein, with protein MADRSLLWDGPLRRWHPTQVVVVGFIAVILTGAALLHLPIATDGVEHSFLDRLFTATSAGTVTGLQVVDTATGWTHFGQAVIMVLAQIGGFGLMAFSSVVAVALAGKLELRHRLATQAEVNLAGGADFKAVILGVFRWSMGIEATVAVALFGGFVIIHGEPLGRAAWLGLFHAVTSFNNAGFALFSDNLAGFVDDPWTSGVIATSIVLGGIGFPVLMELRRLYRRPRRWSLHTKITLVATALLIAGGALAVLVIEWSNPNTLGPMGIADKAIAGLFQGITPRTAGFNTIDYGAMRESSIVVTIVLMFIGGGSASTASGIKVTTFAVLAWVIWAELRGDREVDSFRRRIPAFAQRQAITVALSGVALVTVSTMALVTFDRIPLGDGLFEATSAFGTVGLTTGITPTLSAGSRVVLIVMMFVGRVGPATLGAALVLREHTRRYRYPEERPLIG; from the coding sequence GTGGCCGACCGATCGTTGCTCTGGGACGGCCCGCTGAGGCGTTGGCACCCCACACAGGTGGTCGTCGTCGGGTTCATCGCCGTCATCCTCACCGGCGCAGCCTTGTTGCACCTGCCGATAGCCACAGACGGGGTCGAACACAGCTTCCTCGATCGGCTCTTTACCGCAACCTCGGCGGGCACCGTTACCGGCCTTCAGGTGGTCGACACCGCCACCGGCTGGACCCATTTCGGGCAGGCCGTGATCATGGTGCTCGCCCAGATCGGCGGGTTCGGGCTGATGGCGTTCTCGTCGGTGGTCGCCGTCGCACTGGCCGGCAAGCTGGAACTGCGCCACCGCCTGGCCACCCAGGCCGAGGTGAACCTCGCCGGCGGAGCCGACTTCAAGGCGGTGATCCTCGGGGTGTTCCGCTGGTCGATGGGCATCGAGGCGACGGTGGCGGTGGCGCTGTTCGGCGGCTTCGTCATCATCCACGGCGAGCCGCTGGGACGGGCGGCATGGCTGGGGCTGTTCCATGCGGTCACCTCGTTCAACAACGCCGGGTTCGCCCTGTTCAGTGACAACCTGGCCGGCTTCGTCGACGATCCGTGGACCTCCGGGGTGATCGCCACGTCGATCGTGCTCGGCGGCATCGGCTTCCCGGTGTTGATGGAGCTGCGTCGCCTCTACCGCCGCCCCCGACGCTGGTCGCTGCACACCAAGATCACCCTCGTCGCCACAGCGCTGCTCATCGCCGGCGGAGCGCTGGCCGTGCTCGTCATCGAGTGGTCCAACCCGAACACCCTCGGGCCGATGGGCATCGCCGACAAGGCGATCGCCGGTCTCTTCCAGGGCATTACCCCCCGCACCGCCGGATTCAACACGATCGACTACGGCGCCATGCGCGAGTCGTCGATCGTGGTCACCATCGTGTTGATGTTCATCGGCGGGGGCAGTGCCTCCACCGCAAGCGGCATCAAGGTGACCACCTTCGCCGTCCTGGCGTGGGTGATCTGGGCCGAGCTGCGCGGTGACCGTGAGGTCGACTCGTTCCGTCGGCGCATCCCCGCGTTCGCCCAGCGCCAGGCGATCACCGTGGCGCTCAGCGGGGTGGCGCTCGTCACCGTCTCTACGATGGCGCTGGTGACCTTCGACCGCATTCCCCTCGGCGACGGCCTGTTCGAGGCCACCAGCGCGTTCGGCACCGTCGGGTTGACCACCGGGATCACCCCCACCCTGAGCGCTGGCTCCCGGGTGGTGCTGATCGTCATGATGTTCGTCGGGCGCGTCGGGCCCGCCACCCTGGGCGCCGCCCTGGTGTTGCGGGAACACACCCGCCGCTACCGCTATCCCGAGGAGCGACCCCTCATTGGCTGA
- a CDS encoding potassium channel protein, with product MGQGRRLAGAMIALFGVLAFGIVGYLFLGFSPLDAVYMTVMTVSTVGFGEVEPLSRLGVAFTVVLILVGVSSALYAFSVIVEGVIEGRVNELLGRRRMNQSIASVSGHVIVCGWGLVGHAIAEEIAETKQELVIVEIDPDKVNGVEHRVVIGDATTDEVLRKAGIDRAAALVAAVDGDAENSFITLSARSLNPDLFIVSRARSRDSGEKLMRAGADRVVNPQSIGGVRMAAFVLHPHVAEFVDVVMHEKSLEFRLEEVAVVEGSPLVGKTLRDTHLRDETGALVLALRRRDGSFETNPSPDEVISKGEVIIAIGTQEELQSLIVFVAP from the coding sequence ATGGGGCAAGGGCGGCGTCTGGCGGGAGCGATGATCGCCCTGTTCGGCGTGTTGGCGTTCGGCATCGTCGGCTACCTGTTCCTGGGCTTCAGCCCGCTCGACGCGGTGTATATGACGGTCATGACGGTGTCGACGGTGGGCTTCGGCGAGGTGGAGCCGCTGTCGCGGCTGGGTGTCGCCTTTACCGTCGTGCTGATCCTGGTGGGGGTCTCCTCAGCGCTGTACGCCTTCAGCGTGATCGTCGAGGGTGTCATCGAAGGCCGAGTCAACGAGTTGCTAGGGAGACGACGTATGAACCAGTCGATCGCTTCGGTGAGCGGCCACGTGATCGTGTGCGGTTGGGGCCTTGTCGGCCATGCCATCGCCGAGGAGATCGCCGAGACCAAACAGGAACTGGTGATCGTCGAGATCGACCCCGACAAGGTGAACGGTGTCGAGCATCGCGTGGTGATCGGCGACGCCACGACCGACGAGGTGCTGCGCAAGGCCGGCATCGACCGCGCTGCGGCGTTGGTGGCGGCGGTCGATGGCGACGCCGAAAATTCCTTCATCACCCTCAGCGCCCGGTCGCTCAACCCCGACCTGTTCATCGTGAGCCGCGCCCGCAGCCGGGACAGCGGCGAGAAGCTGATGCGGGCCGGCGCTGATCGGGTGGTCAACCCGCAGAGCATCGGCGGCGTGCGCATGGCGGCCTTCGTGCTACACCCCCACGTGGCCGAGTTCGTCGACGTCGTCATGCACGAAAAGTCGCTCGAATTTCGCTTGGAGGAGGTGGCGGTGGTTGAGGGGTCGCCGCTCGTCGGCAAGACGCTGCGCGACACCCACCTGCGCGACGAAACCGGCGCGTTGGTGCTGGCGTTGCGTCGCCGCGACGGCAGCTTCGAGACCAACCCCTCGCCCGACGAGGTGATCTCCAAGGGCGAGGTGATCATCGCCATCGGCACCCAGGAGGAGCTGCAGTCCCTCATCGTCTTCGTAGCGCCCTGA
- a CDS encoding error-prone DNA polymerase has product MGWRNPAKSWSELEAQLSAVSGSPGRATQRGPSPPGVDPDKPATRGDDHEPRQRGGVRGRPRPGGAGRRRPGTAYAELHAHSHFSFLDGASSPEELVDEAVALELDALALTDHNGFYGVVRFAEAAREAGLPTVFGAEVSIGAAEPRAGEGTSHDPAARHLVILARDPEGYARLGTLLSTAQMAGEKGRPRLSFAELAEAAGRARGHWAALTGCRKGTVPAALVADGPRAAARELRALTAAFGSDSVFAELWDHGDPLDSARNDALVRLAASAGVRPLATNNVHYATPAARRLAGAMAAIRARSSLDHSDGFLPANGGAHLRSGAEQLARFARYPGVVQAASALGRECAFDLSLVAPSLPPYPCPPGPDGTPVSEMAYLRSLVEDGAVVRYGTRRAETAPGAWAQIDHELGVIEQLGFPGYFLVVWDIVAFCRRNDIYCQGRGSAANSAACFALGVTKADAVRLGLLFERFLSPERDGPPDIDLDIESGRREEVIQYVYERHGRSHAAQVANVITYRGRSALRDAAKALGYSVGQQDAWAKELGRWGPLPKPGEGRPEGISAPDAVIDLAGQLQGAPRHLGIHSGGMVMCDRPVVEVCPTEWGRMENRSVLQWDKDDCAAAGLVKFDLLGLGMLTALHATVDHITATRGETIDLAALPQDDDVYDMLCQGDSVGVFQVESRAQMATLPRLQPRCFFDLVVEVALIRPGPIQGGSVHPYLRRRRGEEPVTYLHPLCEPALKKTLGVPLFQEQLMQLAIDVAGFTPTEADQLRQAMASKRSAKAMAVLARRFDEGTAANGLDEATREELWSKLAAFSNYGFPESHSVSFAYLVYASAWLKYHEPAAFLAGLLDAQPMGFWSPHSLVQDARRHRVEVDAPDVATSGVMSTLWWPGGTSGSRLIPHVPDIDIDIDIGPDIGPDIDGAAGTGLVDGGGAPPPDRRYRWNRDRPQPRVRLGLASVRHLGEDAAAQVVAERPYASVEDLARRAGLSRQQLEALATAGALGGFADPHRSGQPLGRRAALWSVGAAAQGSPDRLEGIVTGAEAPRLPGMAEWEEAQADLWATGVSADGHPTRFVRHRLDALGISTAQALLSSPDGTKVSVGGIVTHRQRPQTAGGTIFLNLEDETGLVNVVCSPGCWVRYRRLARDAPALVVTGRLERTVDDVVAVAAERFDPLPVPVGADAGRGPQRRGGSGSRGGLRSRDFR; this is encoded by the coding sequence GTGGGATGGAGAAACCCGGCGAAGTCGTGGTCGGAGCTGGAAGCCCAGCTTTCGGCGGTCTCTGGATCGCCCGGCCGCGCCACGCAACGGGGTCCCTCCCCACCCGGTGTCGACCCGGACAAACCAGCGACGCGAGGCGACGATCACGAGCCTCGTCAACGTGGGGGAGTCCGGGGTCGCCCGCGTCCGGGGGGCGCTGGCAGGCGCCGCCCCGGTACCGCATATGCCGAGCTGCACGCCCACTCGCACTTCAGCTTTCTCGACGGGGCATCCTCGCCGGAGGAGCTGGTCGACGAGGCGGTGGCGCTCGAGTTGGACGCGCTGGCGCTGACCGACCACAACGGCTTCTACGGCGTGGTGCGCTTCGCCGAGGCGGCCCGGGAGGCCGGGCTGCCCACCGTGTTCGGCGCCGAGGTGTCGATCGGGGCGGCCGAACCGCGCGCCGGTGAGGGCACCAGCCACGACCCGGCGGCCCGCCACCTGGTGATCCTGGCACGCGACCCCGAGGGATACGCCCGGCTGGGCACGCTGCTGTCGACCGCCCAGATGGCGGGGGAGAAGGGCCGGCCACGGCTGAGCTTTGCCGAGTTGGCCGAGGCGGCCGGACGGGCCCGCGGGCACTGGGCCGCCCTCACCGGGTGCCGTAAGGGCACCGTGCCGGCGGCGCTGGTCGCCGACGGGCCGCGGGCGGCCGCCCGGGAGCTGCGGGCGCTCACAGCGGCGTTCGGGTCCGACTCGGTGTTCGCCGAGCTGTGGGATCACGGCGACCCGCTTGACTCGGCCCGCAACGATGCCCTGGTGCGCCTGGCCGCCTCGGCGGGGGTGCGGCCGTTGGCGACCAACAACGTCCACTACGCCACCCCGGCCGCCCGCCGCCTGGCCGGGGCGATGGCGGCGATCCGCGCCCGCTCCAGCCTGGATCACAGCGACGGCTTTCTGCCCGCCAACGGTGGCGCCCACCTGCGCTCGGGGGCCGAGCAGCTCGCCCGCTTCGCCCGCTATCCCGGGGTGGTGCAGGCCGCGTCGGCGCTGGGCCGGGAGTGCGCGTTCGACTTGTCGTTGGTCGCACCGTCGCTGCCGCCGTACCCGTGCCCGCCCGGCCCCGACGGCACCCCGGTCAGCGAGATGGCCTACCTGCGAAGCCTGGTCGAGGACGGTGCCGTCGTGCGCTACGGCACACGCCGGGCCGAGACCGCGCCGGGGGCCTGGGCCCAGATCGACCACGAGCTGGGGGTGATCGAGCAGCTGGGGTTTCCCGGCTACTTCCTCGTCGTGTGGGACATCGTCGCGTTCTGTCGCCGCAACGACATCTACTGCCAGGGCCGGGGCTCGGCGGCCAACTCGGCGGCCTGCTTCGCCCTCGGGGTCACCAAGGCCGACGCCGTGCGCCTGGGGCTGCTGTTCGAGCGCTTCCTGTCGCCCGAGCGCGACGGGCCGCCCGACATCGACCTCGACATCGAGTCGGGTCGCCGGGAGGAGGTGATCCAGTACGTCTACGAGCGCCACGGCCGCAGCCACGCCGCCCAGGTGGCCAACGTGATCACCTACCGTGGCCGCTCGGCGCTGCGCGACGCGGCCAAGGCGCTGGGCTACTCGGTGGGCCAACAGGACGCCTGGGCCAAGGAGCTGGGCCGGTGGGGGCCGTTGCCCAAGCCGGGGGAGGGTCGTCCCGAGGGCATCAGCGCCCCGGACGCGGTCATCGACCTGGCCGGGCAGCTGCAGGGCGCGCCCCGGCACCTGGGCATCCACTCGGGCGGCATGGTGATGTGCGACCGGCCGGTGGTCGAGGTGTGCCCCACCGAGTGGGGCCGCATGGAGAACCGCTCGGTGCTGCAGTGGGACAAGGACGACTGCGCGGCGGCCGGGCTGGTGAAGTTCGACCTTCTGGGGCTGGGCATGCTGACCGCCCTGCACGCCACGGTCGACCACATCACGGCCACCCGGGGCGAGACGATCGACCTGGCGGCCCTGCCCCAGGACGACGACGTCTATGACATGTTGTGCCAGGGCGACTCGGTCGGGGTGTTCCAGGTGGAGTCCCGGGCCCAGATGGCCACCCTGCCCCGGCTGCAGCCCCGCTGCTTCTTCGACCTGGTCGTCGAGGTGGCGCTGATCCGGCCCGGCCCGATCCAGGGCGGCTCGGTGCACCCCTACCTGCGACGCCGCCGGGGGGAGGAGCCGGTGACCTACCTGCACCCGCTGTGCGAGCCGGCACTGAAGAAGACCCTGGGCGTGCCGCTGTTTCAGGAGCAGCTGATGCAGCTGGCGATCGACGTGGCCGGCTTCACCCCGACCGAGGCCGACCAGTTGCGCCAGGCGATGGCGTCCAAGCGGTCGGCCAAGGCCATGGCCGTCCTGGCCCGCCGCTTCGATGAGGGCACCGCCGCCAACGGGCTGGACGAAGCCACCCGTGAGGAGCTGTGGTCGAAGCTGGCCGCCTTCTCCAACTACGGCTTCCCCGAGAGCCACTCGGTGAGCTTTGCCTACCTGGTGTACGCCTCCGCCTGGTTGAAGTACCACGAACCGGCGGCGTTTCTGGCCGGGCTGCTCGATGCCCAGCCGATGGGCTTCTGGTCGCCCCACTCGCTGGTGCAGGACGCCCGGCGCCACCGGGTGGAGGTCGATGCCCCCGACGTGGCCACCTCGGGGGTCATGAGCACGCTGTGGTGGCCAGGGGGCACCTCCGGCAGCCGGTTGATCCCCCATGTCCCTGACATCGACATTGACATCGACATCGGTCCCGACATCGGTCCCGACATCGACGGCGCCGCCGGGACCGGTTTGGTCGACGGGGGTGGGGCGCCGCCGCCCGATCGTCGCTACCGCTGGAACCGCGATCGGCCCCAGCCCCGGGTGCGGTTGGGGCTGGCCAGCGTGCGCCACCTGGGTGAGGATGCCGCCGCTCAAGTGGTCGCCGAACGGCCCTACGCCTCGGTGGAGGACCTGGCCCGCCGGGCGGGGCTGAGCCGCCAACAGCTCGAAGCGCTGGCCACCGCGGGAGCGCTCGGGGGCTTCGCCGATCCCCATCGCAGCGGACAACCGTTGGGGCGGCGGGCGGCGCTGTGGTCGGTGGGGGCGGCCGCCCAGGGCTCGCCCGACCGGTTGGAGGGCATCGTCACCGGCGCCGAGGCGCCTCGGTTGCCGGGCATGGCCGAGTGGGAGGAGGCACAGGCCGACCTGTGGGCCACCGGCGTGTCGGCCGATGGGCACCCCACCCGGTTTGTCCGCCACCGCCTCGACGCTCTCGGCATCTCGACCGCTCAGGCGCTGTTGTCGTCGCCGGACGGCACCAAGGTGTCGGTCGGTGGCATCGTCACCCATCGCCAGCGGCCCCAGACCGCCGGCGGGACGATCTTTTTGAACCTGGAGGACGAAACCGGGCTGGTCAACGTCGTGTGCTCGCCGGGCTGCTGGGTGCGGTACCGGCGCCTGGCCCGCGACGCACCTGCCCTGGTGGTGACCGGCCGTCTGGAGCGCACGGTTGACGACGTGGTGGCGGTGGCCGCCGAACGCTTCGACCCCCTGCCGGTGCCCGTCGGAGCGGACGCAGGCCGAGGGCCTCAGCGGCGCGGCGGCAGCGGCAGCCGCGGCGGGCTGAGGTCTCGTGACTTTCGATGA
- a CDS encoding acyl-CoA desaturase, whose product MTIATHGRLPDERVQVRSSIPFFLVHLTPLALIFTGISTTAVVLAIGTYTVRMFFITAGYHRYFAHRSYKTGRVFQFILAFGGSMAMQKGPLWWAGNHRLHHRFSDTDRDLHSPIKGFWWSHMGWILSEKSSPTPTEVISDFAKYPEIRFINEKDWIGPLTLAVFCVLVGGWSGLVLGFFVSTVLLWHATFLVNSLAHVMGRRRFVTNDTSRNSAIIAALTMGEGWHNNHHHYPASARQGFYWWEYDVSYYVLRALSLVGVVHSVKVPNAKAMENARVRDGAFDVGMFRHHLVKAAGVVAASQENATHLLTDGREVIVDRDSAAREGLESMVDTTMARADEVAKLTRRPESLVASE is encoded by the coding sequence GTGACCATCGCCACCCATGGCCGACTTCCTGACGAGCGCGTCCAGGTGAGATCGTCCATCCCGTTCTTTCTCGTCCACCTGACGCCGCTGGCCCTGATCTTCACTGGCATCAGCACCACCGCCGTCGTCCTGGCGATCGGCACCTACACGGTGCGCATGTTCTTCATCACCGCCGGCTACCACCGCTATTTCGCCCACCGCAGTTACAAAACCGGGAGGGTGTTTCAGTTCATCTTGGCCTTCGGTGGCTCGATGGCGATGCAGAAGGGCCCGCTGTGGTGGGCGGGCAACCATCGGCTGCACCACCGCTTCTCCGACACCGACCGTGACCTGCACTCGCCGATCAAGGGCTTCTGGTGGAGCCACATGGGCTGGATTCTCTCGGAGAAGTCCTCGCCGACGCCGACCGAGGTGATCTCCGACTTTGCCAAATACCCGGAGATCCGCTTCATCAACGAGAAGGACTGGATCGGTCCGCTCACCCTGGCCGTGTTCTGCGTCCTCGTCGGCGGCTGGTCGGGCCTGGTGCTCGGCTTCTTCGTCTCGACCGTCCTGTTGTGGCACGCCACGTTTCTGGTCAACTCGCTGGCCCACGTCATGGGGCGTCGTCGCTTCGTCACCAACGACACCAGCCGCAACTCGGCGATCATCGCCGCCCTGACGATGGGCGAGGGCTGGCACAACAACCACCATCACTACCCGGCCTCGGCCCGGCAGGGCTTCTACTGGTGGGAGTACGACGTCAGCTACTACGTGCTGCGGGCGCTGAGCCTGGTGGGGGTGGTGCACTCGGTGAAGGTTCCCAACGCCAAGGCGATGGAGAACGCCCGGGTGCGCGACGGTGCCTTCGACGTCGGCATGTTCCGTCACCATCTGGTCAAGGCTGCCGGGGTCGTCGCCGCATCGCAGGAGAACGCCACCCACCTGTTAACCGACGGCCGAGAGGTGATCGTCGATCGTGACAGCGCCGCTCGCGAGGGGTTGGAGTCGATGGTCGACACCACGATGGCCCGGGCCGACGAGGTGGCGAAGCTGACCCGCCGGCCCGAATCTCTCGTCGCGTCGGAGTAG
- a CDS encoding AIM24 family protein, whose protein sequence is MPIHCNELTTFSEAEATDQFVHQNKKLLKINLAYGPVNARMGSMVAYQGDARFENTGSGGMTKMLKKAVTGEGVNVMKVTGSGEVFIADQATDIIIMYLENDMVSVNGRNVLAFSDSIEWDIQRVGSGMAGMQAGGLYNVVLRGTGYVAVTTDGPPVMLDVTQQATFGDAQAVVLWSAGVQMNIKTDTGGMKSMLRGGTGETFQMAFAGQGFVLVQPSEGALGGPAAAGGSGGGGGGFLGGLGG, encoded by the coding sequence ATGCCTATCCACTGCAACGAACTGACCACATTCTCCGAGGCGGAGGCGACCGACCAGTTCGTCCACCAGAACAAGAAGCTGCTCAAGATCAACCTGGCCTACGGCCCGGTCAACGCCCGCATGGGCTCGATGGTCGCCTACCAGGGCGACGCCCGCTTCGAGAACACCGGCTCCGGCGGCATGACGAAGATGCTCAAGAAGGCGGTCACCGGCGAGGGCGTCAACGTGATGAAGGTCACGGGCTCGGGTGAGGTGTTCATCGCCGACCAGGCCACCGACATCATCATCATGTACCTCGAGAACGACATGGTGTCGGTCAACGGACGCAACGTGTTGGCCTTCTCGGACTCGATCGAGTGGGACATCCAGCGGGTCGGCAGCGGCATGGCAGGCATGCAGGCCGGTGGGCTCTACAACGTGGTGCTGCGGGGCACCGGATACGTCGCGGTCACCACCGACGGCCCGCCGGTGATGCTCGACGTCACCCAGCAGGCCACCTTCGGTGATGCTCAGGCGGTCGTGCTGTGGAGTGCCGGGGTGCAGATGAACATCAAGACCGACACCGGCGGCATGAAATCGATGCTGCGGGGCGGCACCGGGGAGACGTTCCAGATGGCCTTCGCCGGCCAAGGGTTCGTGCTCGTCCAGCCGTCCGAGGGTGCACTCGGTGGTCCGGCGGCGGCCGGAGGCAGCGGCGGCGGCGGCGGAGGCTTCCTCGGGGGTCTGGGCGGCTAG
- a CDS encoding response regulator transcription factor, whose translation MSEQPMSPEPVTAEPLDRDVIRVLIADDHPMFRDGLRVVLSTEPTLEVVGEAADGPEVVELAEKLQPDVIVMDLNLPSLNGIEATRQVVAANPHIAVLVLTMFDDDDSVFSALRAGARGYLLKGAGHEDVVAAIRAVVAGAAIFGPAIARRIQRYFTVPQRVAPFPQLTDREREVLELVARGQSNPDIAQTLYISEKTVRNHVSNLFTKLQVADRAHAIVRARSAGLGGA comes from the coding sequence ATGAGCGAACAACCGATGAGCCCCGAACCTGTGACCGCTGAACCGCTGGACCGAGATGTGATTCGGGTGCTGATCGCCGATGATCACCCGATGTTCCGAGATGGCCTCCGCGTGGTGTTGTCCACCGAGCCCACCCTGGAGGTGGTGGGCGAGGCCGCAGATGGACCAGAGGTGGTTGAGCTCGCCGAGAAGCTTCAGCCCGATGTCATCGTGATGGACCTCAACCTTCCGTCGCTGAACGGTATCGAGGCCACCCGTCAGGTGGTCGCAGCCAACCCGCACATCGCCGTGCTGGTGCTCACCATGTTCGATGACGACGACAGCGTCTTCTCCGCCCTGCGCGCCGGAGCGCGGGGCTACCTCCTCAAGGGCGCCGGCCACGAGGACGTCGTGGCAGCCATCCGGGCGGTCGTCGCCGGCGCAGCCATCTTCGGTCCAGCGATCGCGCGCAGGATTCAGCGCTATTTCACCGTCCCCCAACGGGTCGCTCCGTTTCCACAGCTGACCGACCGCGAGCGTGAGGTGCTGGAACTCGTCGCCCGGGGCCAAAGCAACCCGGACATCGCCCAGACCCTCTACATCTCCGAGAAGACGGTCCGCAACCACGTGTCGAACCTGTTCACCAAGCTTCAGGTGGCCGATCGGGCCCACGCGATCGTGCGCGCCCGGTCGGCAGGGCTCGGCGGGGCCTGA